In the Leptospira limi genome, one interval contains:
- a CDS encoding PTS sugar transporter subunit IIA, with protein MNQLLEILDPKNIIFDFKASTKEDAIRKMISHMVATQTLDAVHEDETVASLMNREKSMSTGIGSGVAIPHCSVHYVNELKCAMAIAPSGIDFDALDHGLVQIFIMLIVPKNKFQDHIKTLALIAKTLNIPEEREKLIKAKNFEEIQKAFLSKS; from the coding sequence ATGAATCAACTTCTGGAGATTCTGGATCCTAAAAATATCATTTTCGACTTTAAAGCATCAACGAAAGAAGATGCAATTCGAAAAATGATTTCGCATATGGTCGCCACACAAACGTTAGACGCAGTTCATGAAGACGAAACTGTTGCTTCCTTGATGAATCGAGAAAAATCAATGTCAACTGGCATCGGAAGTGGTGTAGCGATTCCTCATTGTTCCGTACATTACGTAAATGAATTAAAATGTGCAATGGCAATTGCACCTAGTGGAATCGATTTTGATGCTTTGGACCATGGCCTTGTACAAATTTTTATCATGTTAATAGTTCCTAAAAACAAATTTCAGGATCACATTAAGACATTAGCTTTAATTGCAAAAACTCTAAACATCCCAGAGGAAAGGGAGAAACTGATTAAAGCCAAAAACTTCGAAGAAATCCAAAAGGCATTCCTTTCCAAAAGTTAA
- a CDS encoding motility protein A — translation MIHSTLLGILAAILSVFVAILIEGASLRSFFHIPAMFLIVGGTLGATFASFSISQISKAIRDTRFALQKRKETDLKLLFFRFWEKARKDGLLSLEEESKKLDNPFLQKGIQLIVDGSDPRTIEEILWEAHEEKEKEDLKSARVYETAAGFSPTIGIIGTVLGLVTVLENLDGGTKVLGQGIATAFIATFYGISFANLILLPISNQLKVVAKRESNERQAIMRGILSLQSGENRRILAERIDPFVNQS, via the coding sequence ATGATCCATTCTACATTACTCGGTATCCTAGCAGCAATTTTATCCGTTTTTGTTGCGATCTTAATTGAAGGTGCATCATTACGATCATTTTTCCATATCCCTGCCATGTTTCTTATCGTTGGTGGAACGTTAGGTGCTACCTTTGCATCTTTTTCGATTTCACAAATTTCAAAAGCCATTCGAGATACTCGATTTGCATTGCAAAAACGAAAAGAAACAGATTTAAAACTTTTATTCTTTCGATTTTGGGAAAAAGCAAGGAAAGATGGATTACTTTCTCTCGAAGAAGAATCCAAAAAATTGGATAACCCATTTTTACAAAAAGGAATTCAATTAATAGTAGATGGCTCTGATCCAAGAACGATTGAAGAAATCCTTTGGGAAGCACATGAAGAAAAAGAGAAAGAAGATTTAAAGTCTGCAAGAGTATATGAAACAGCCGCTGGTTTTTCTCCTACGATTGGAATCATTGGAACTGTACTTGGACTCGTAACGGTTTTAGAAAATTTGGATGGTGGAACGAAGGTACTCGGCCAAGGGATTGCAACTGCATTTATTGCAACATTTTATGGTATTTCCTTTGCGAATTTAATTTTGTTACCTATTTCCAACCAATTAAAAGTAGTTGCAAAACGAGAAAGTAACGAACGTCAGGCGATTATGAGAGGAATTTTATCCTTACAATCTGGTGAAAATCGCAGAATTTTAGCAGAACGAATCGATCCTTTTGTCAACCAATCATGA
- a CDS encoding ribonuclease HI family protein, translating into MSSKDTTFVYCDGSSRGNPGPAAIGVSFQDNDGNEFLSLSEKIGNATNNIAEWNALFRGMEEAIKQNIKKIKFRLDSELVVKQMKGEYKVKNKDLLIFKNKCEELRNSFDSFEIQYIPREQNARADQLANLAQDNKG; encoded by the coding sequence ATGTCCTCAAAAGATACAACTTTTGTTTATTGTGATGGAAGTTCCCGTGGAAATCCTGGTCCAGCTGCGATAGGAGTTTCCTTTCAAGATAATGATGGAAATGAATTTTTGTCCCTATCTGAAAAAATTGGAAATGCTACTAACAATATCGCAGAATGGAATGCCTTATTTCGAGGTATGGAAGAAGCAATCAAACAAAATATCAAAAAAATAAAGTTTAGATTGGATTCAGAACTTGTCGTAAAACAGATGAAAGGTGAATACAAAGTCAAAAACAAAGATCTTTTAATATTCAAAAATAAATGCGAAGAGCTCAGAAATTCATTTGATAGTTTTGAAATTCAATATATACCGCGCGAACAAAATGCACGTGCTGACCAACTTGCAAATCTTGCGCAAGACAACAAAGGATGA
- a CDS encoding CCA tRNA nucleotidyltransferase, protein MSKLPVNLSSYIPTFHKNHLELIDSTLKNSGFECYLVGGSVRDLVMKKIPKEYDLTTNAEPKQVKKLFRTVIDTGIEHGTVTIVIDKVNYEVTTYRIDKDYTDGRRPGHVEFGTTLHEDLKRRDFTMNALAFDLQSEELIDDHSGLVDIENQTIRTIGNPIQRFSEDGLRPIRALRFASTLNFTIEEETKKAIHLTKHITQKISLERFQDEILKSFVGENPAKMIQLLAEENIFQIFLPTIPKDLKPNDTILNMLNQIPNDLIGFQLAFAFYSILPSLTLKELETHLRTLKFSGQNIKDTILFFDLLLKWNQIENTSSLSSYSIKKEYLALVKRHFLNRYELNRNFFEKLKPLFGDHIETMITIWNENPPLLLSDLAMNGNHLSENFPNLPKTKFGEVLNQLLDIVLQTPKENEYLRLINHTADFINKLSK, encoded by the coding sequence ATGTCGAAATTGCCAGTAAACCTTTCTTCTTACATTCCTACCTTTCATAAAAATCATTTAGAGCTCATCGACTCTACCTTAAAAAATTCAGGATTTGAATGTTATTTGGTAGGAGGTTCTGTTCGTGATTTGGTAATGAAAAAAATTCCAAAAGAATATGACCTCACTACAAATGCAGAACCAAAACAAGTTAAAAAGTTATTCAGAACTGTTATAGATACGGGCATCGAACACGGTACAGTAACAATTGTGATTGATAAGGTAAACTATGAAGTAACAACGTATAGAATCGATAAAGATTATACTGATGGTAGAAGGCCTGGTCATGTTGAATTTGGGACAACATTACATGAAGATTTAAAAAGAAGAGATTTTACAATGAATGCCTTAGCATTCGATCTTCAATCTGAAGAGTTAATAGATGATCATTCAGGCTTAGTTGATATAGAAAATCAAACAATACGAACTATAGGTAATCCTATCCAAAGATTTTCAGAAGATGGATTAAGACCAATTAGAGCCCTTCGTTTTGCAAGCACTCTTAACTTTACAATTGAAGAAGAAACTAAAAAAGCAATCCATCTAACAAAACACATTACTCAAAAAATTTCATTGGAACGATTCCAAGACGAAATATTAAAATCATTTGTAGGTGAAAATCCTGCTAAAATGATTCAATTGTTAGCAGAAGAAAATATTTTCCAGATTTTTCTTCCAACTATACCAAAAGACCTAAAACCTAACGATACGATCCTTAATATGCTCAACCAAATTCCAAATGATTTGATTGGGTTCCAACTTGCCTTTGCTTTTTATTCGATTTTACCCAGCTTAACACTCAAAGAATTGGAAACACATTTACGTACTCTCAAGTTTTCAGGACAAAACATAAAAGATACAATTTTGTTTTTTGATTTGTTGTTAAAATGGAATCAAATTGAGAATACAAGTTCTCTCTCTTCATATTCGATTAAAAAAGAATATTTAGCGCTCGTTAAACGACATTTTTTAAATCGATATGAATTGAATCGTAACTTTTTTGAAAAATTAAAACCTCTTTTTGGTGATCATATCGAAACGATGATCACGATTTGGAATGAAAATCCGCCCTTATTACTTTCCGATTTGGCTATGAACGGCAACCATTTGAGTGAAAATTTCCCAA
- a CDS encoding ATP-binding protein: MLSHNGTKVLAPVNGVATLTADQKFFQIKQDGSWSTSSIYQFKSYDFSSLINAFDEGALASLDIDEMPLKDYFLKFKSNPSFQIVLSPFSRYQHLDFEEMILTSMKEAYSSFIELLKTTFPKVEVKNFFEIPTLKFAHPIGIPEYFLHKQFQWDVKKAKKSLQSNEILYLGAETIYHILRKLYFGEPFTKRHLAVFLVDRKGRMDLEPRQFFLTNGQSLAFIPANLDKRYKIASFDTVFEAIQPMDVNSLGYFNIYEHYAITLYEKLPAVRKEFSCIDCLECNQYCPTQANPFQLIKGKIEEFDKEKCVSCGICTVYCPAGIDIRKRIEEVV; encoded by the coding sequence ATGCTCTCGCATAACGGTACTAAGGTACTTGCACCTGTAAATGGAGTCGCAACGTTAACTGCTGATCAAAAATTTTTCCAAATCAAACAAGATGGTTCTTGGTCAACCAGTTCAATTTATCAATTTAAGAGTTATGATTTTTCATCACTCATAAATGCATTTGATGAAGGTGCCTTGGCATCTCTTGATATCGATGAAATGCCACTGAAGGATTATTTCTTAAAATTTAAATCCAATCCTTCCTTTCAAATTGTCTTATCTCCCTTCTCAAGATACCAACATTTAGATTTCGAAGAAATGATTTTAACTTCAATGAAAGAAGCTTATTCCAGTTTCATTGAATTACTAAAAACTACTTTTCCCAAAGTAGAAGTTAAAAACTTTTTTGAGATCCCTACATTAAAGTTTGCACATCCTATTGGTATCCCTGAATATTTTTTGCATAAACAATTCCAATGGGATGTCAAAAAGGCAAAAAAATCTCTTCAATCAAATGAGATTTTATATTTGGGTGCAGAGACAATTTATCACATATTGCGTAAATTGTATTTCGGTGAACCATTCACCAAACGACACTTAGCTGTCTTTTTAGTGGACCGTAAAGGCCGAATGGATTTAGAACCTAGACAATTTTTTTTGACAAATGGTCAATCCTTGGCTTTTATCCCTGCGAATTTGGACAAACGTTATAAGATTGCTTCTTTTGATACGGTTTTCGAAGCAATTCAGCCGATGGATGTGAATTCCTTAGGTTATTTTAATATCTATGAACATTATGCAATTACATTGTACGAAAAACTCCCAGCAGTTAGGAAAGAGTTCAGTTGTATCGATTGTTTGGAATGTAACCAATATTGCCCAACTCAGGCAAATCCCTTCCAATTGATTAAAGGAAAAATCGAAGAATTCGATAAAGAAAAGTGTGTTAGTTGTGGAATTTGTACAGTATACTGCCCAGCAGGGATTGATATTCGAAAACGAATCGAAGAGGTTGTTTAA
- a CDS encoding cellulose synthase family protein, with protein sequence MLTFLSISFLVLYGFDILVLFYFGLHTYLMVFLYSRYKQNCAEDESKILSLKDKNLPTVTVQLPIFNEFYVVDRLIESACNLQYPAKKLQIQVLDDSTDETIEKVATLVSQYKKKGIWIEHVHRTNRKGHKAGALDEGMAKAKGDYIAIFDADFTPDPDFLLRTMGYFDDESIGMVQTRWGHINETYNILTKAQSFGIDGHFMIEQVARNGSSLWMNFNGTAGIWRRSCIEDAGGWEHDTLTEDFDLSYRAELKGWKFRYIKDVVCKAEIPATMNAYKAQQFRWCKGSIQTAVKLIPRIWKSKESWKIKGEAITHLINYSVHPLMIINILLTAPLLLMEYWAGFKMDDLPMEILFGSAAVLSVGSMGPVIFYAYSQREIHKNWKSKLVYLPILVMIGTGIAVMNTYAWVEAVFGVQSGFKRTPKLRIEKEGDSLQDKIKYVVPVDYRAFLEFFMGAYCVFCIYLSFMVGKPYMIGFMVLYSIGFFYVSYLSVAESFWKFKPATKAEKELRAVA encoded by the coding sequence ATGCTCACGTTTTTATCTATATCCTTTTTGGTTCTTTACGGTTTCGATATTTTAGTTCTGTTCTACTTCGGGTTACACACCTACCTCATGGTGTTTTTGTATAGCAGATACAAACAAAACTGCGCAGAGGATGAATCAAAAATCCTGTCTTTGAAGGACAAAAACCTACCAACAGTTACGGTCCAACTTCCTATTTTTAATGAATTTTATGTGGTCGATCGTTTGATTGAGTCCGCTTGCAATTTACAATACCCTGCTAAAAAACTCCAAATCCAAGTTTTAGATGATTCCACTGATGAAACTATTGAGAAGGTTGCGACTCTCGTTTCTCAGTACAAGAAAAAAGGAATTTGGATCGAACACGTTCATAGAACGAATCGTAAAGGCCACAAGGCTGGTGCATTGGATGAAGGTATGGCAAAGGCAAAAGGGGATTATATCGCAATCTTTGATGCTGATTTTACTCCAGATCCCGATTTTTTACTCCGTACGATGGGATATTTTGATGATGAATCGATCGGAATGGTCCAAACACGTTGGGGCCATATCAACGAAACTTATAATATTTTAACCAAAGCCCAAAGTTTTGGAATCGATGGTCACTTTATGATTGAACAAGTGGCACGAAATGGTTCAAGCCTTTGGATGAACTTTAACGGGACAGCTGGGATTTGGAGACGTTCTTGCATTGAAGATGCTGGTGGATGGGAACATGATACCCTCACAGAAGACTTTGACCTATCTTACCGCGCTGAACTCAAAGGTTGGAAATTCCGTTATATCAAAGATGTAGTTTGTAAGGCAGAAATCCCTGCAACAATGAATGCATACAAGGCACAACAATTCCGTTGGTGCAAAGGCTCCATCCAAACGGCAGTCAAACTCATCCCTCGCATTTGGAAGTCCAAAGAATCTTGGAAAATCAAAGGTGAGGCGATCACTCACTTAATCAATTATTCAGTTCATCCACTGATGATCATCAACATCCTTCTCACAGCCCCTCTCCTTCTGATGGAATATTGGGCAGGATTTAAAATGGATGACCTCCCTATGGAAATTCTATTTGGATCGGCGGCGGTTCTTTCCGTTGGCTCCATGGGACCTGTTATTTTTTACGCGTATTCCCAAAGAGAAATTCACAAAAACTGGAAATCTAAATTGGTTTACCTTCCCATCCTTGTGATGATCGGAACTGGTATTGCTGTGATGAACACTTATGCCTGGGTAGAAGCTGTTTTTGGTGTCCAATCGGGATTCAAACGCACACCAAAGCTCCGAATTGAAAAAGAAGGGGATAGTTTACAGGACAAAATCAAATATGTGGTTCCTGTTGATTACCGAGCTTTCCTCGAATTTTTTATGGGTGCTTATTGTGTATTTTGCATTTATTTATCCTTCATGGTCGGAAAACCATATATGATCGGTTTTATGGTTCTCTATTCTATCGGATTTTTCTATGTCTCCTATCTTTCTGTGGCAGAGTCGTTCTGGAAATTCAAGCCAGCCACCAAAGCAGAAAAAGAACTTCGTGCCGTCGCTTAA
- a CDS encoding Fur family transcriptional regulator — MAGDPSQILKKIGLKVTKNREQVLSILQGSQRPLNHQEIMEKLPKEESWDRVTIYRALSDLEEKNLLNSLHSADRVTYFELKSDGNHVVSLAHGHLICNVCGKIECIDDPWNGMPSSKQLKGFTTESVEIVFRGKCRNCQ; from the coding sequence ATGGCTGGCGATCCTTCTCAAATTCTCAAAAAAATTGGACTCAAGGTTACGAAAAATAGAGAACAAGTTTTATCGATTTTACAAGGATCCCAAAGACCACTCAACCACCAAGAAATCATGGAAAAACTTCCGAAAGAAGAATCTTGGGATCGAGTTACGATCTATCGTGCACTTTCTGATTTAGAAGAAAAAAATCTACTAAACTCCCTACATTCAGCTGATCGTGTAACTTACTTTGAATTGAAATCGGATGGGAATCATGTTGTATCTCTTGCACATGGCCATTTGATCTGTAATGTTTGCGGAAAAATTGAGTGTATCGACGATCCCTGGAATGGCATGCCTTCCTCAAAACAACTAAAAGGTTTTACGACAGAATCAGTTGAAATTGTTTTTCGAGGCAAATGTCGAAATTGCCAGTAA
- a CDS encoding class I SAM-dependent methyltransferase, with the protein MTERGLGALIMFENRLRKLKKEREKWAKRENIECYRIYSEDIPQVACILDRYPNGFVLYDKSSLRFQAEADHEERFAQIAGIVKNVFQISDDTLFLKSRRKQKGTDQYEKIAIERNDHWVREDNLEFRINLSDYLDTGLFLDHRITRKWLKEKSQNKSVLNLFSYTGAFSVYAASGGAIKTKSIDLSKTYCEWANQNLQRNGFTGQNHQIINADILQWLEGEAKNPNRERYDLIFLDPPTFSNSKKMYEEWDVQTKHRNILLLLLTKFLTDQGEIWFSTNFRKFKMEVEEEEWKERGYLCMNRTLESIPSDFRDQKIHQLFCILPISK; encoded by the coding sequence ATGACGGAACGAGGATTAGGTGCCCTCATAATGTTTGAAAATCGCTTGCGCAAATTAAAAAAAGAGCGCGAAAAATGGGCGAAACGCGAAAATATAGAATGTTATCGGATCTATTCCGAAGACATACCCCAAGTTGCGTGTATTTTGGATCGATATCCAAATGGATTTGTGTTGTATGATAAAAGTTCGTTACGATTCCAAGCAGAAGCAGATCACGAAGAACGATTTGCACAAATTGCCGGAATTGTGAAAAATGTATTTCAAATATCAGATGATACTCTTTTTTTAAAAAGTCGAAGGAAACAAAAAGGCACAGATCAATACGAAAAAATAGCAATTGAACGGAACGATCATTGGGTAAGGGAAGATAACTTAGAATTCCGCATCAATCTTTCTGATTATTTAGATACAGGGTTATTTCTTGACCATCGAATTACACGTAAATGGTTAAAAGAAAAATCACAAAATAAATCTGTTCTTAATTTATTTTCATATACTGGTGCTTTTTCCGTATACGCCGCGTCAGGTGGTGCAATTAAGACAAAAAGTATCGATCTTTCAAAAACATATTGTGAATGGGCGAATCAAAATTTACAACGAAATGGCTTTACTGGCCAAAATCATCAGATTATCAATGCCGACATATTGCAATGGTTAGAAGGTGAAGCAAAAAACCCTAACCGAGAAAGATATGATTTAATTTTTCTCGATCCACCAACTTTCTCAAATAGTAAAAAAATGTACGAAGAATGGGATGTGCAGACGAAACATAGAAATATACTTTTATTATTGTTAACAAAATTTCTAACCGATCAAGGTGAAATCTGGTTCTCAACTAATTTTCGTAAGTTTAAAATGGAAGTTGAAGAAGAAGAATGGAAGGAAAGAGGGTATCTCTGTATGAATCGTACATTGGAATCGATACCATCAGACTTTCGGGACCAAAAGATCCACCAATTATTTTGTATCTTACCAATCTCGAAATAA